A section of the Oryza sativa Japonica Group chromosome 1, ASM3414082v1 genome encodes:
- the LOC136355341 gene encoding uncharacterized protein — protein sequence MSGQAGDGNDGDKGVKIPYDYPPTSTSYVSTYSGKAPYFNGTDYAAWKHKMKMHLKSINPSIWRIVEKVYVLQNPEDPTKEDDENEHKNAQAANAILSALSGSEFNRVDGIESAKMIWDTLRNLHEGTDSVRESKVEILKGQFERFVMLDGLGSKDMTDGVVVKKMVRAITPRNSTLVTIIRERPDYKTLTPHDLLGRILAHDMLMQESNDVIQYINQSSTTSIKKEDLALKAKEEEEENRKSKSKAEIDDEEMALLVKKFGKFMRRSGFFKGGSSKHYSNKSSGKHSARVCYVCKEPGHFIADCSHLKDGSHIKEDKKKGEKKEKHKHSKQEHYGQAHLGMIFGSESESSSSDEGVATFAVKPSSPPRLFDYSSDEDAPICLMAKKPKVPSPPKSFNVDLVSDEEDEVMDDELFKSITKESLPHLSELLGRIEDQYATLERQEVLLIREKERSHELKSELAKEREKNEALVRLYKQTKESHANLEVANAQLQERVDGLDKAYLS from the exons ATGTCGGGCCAAGCGGGGGATGGGAATGATGGTGATAAGGGAGTTAAGATTCCTTATGACTATCCCCCTACATCTACATCTTATGTGAGTACATATAGCGGCAAAGCTCCGTACTTCAATGGTACAGACTATGCCGCTTGGAAGCATAAGATGAAGATGCATTTGAAGTCTATTAACCCATCTATTTGGAGAATAGTCGAAAAAGTCTATGTTTTGCAGAATCCCGAAGATCCCAccaaggaggacgacgagaacGAGCACAAAAATGCTCAAGCCGCTAATGCAATACTTAGCGCCTTGAGTGGAAGTGAGTTCAACCGTGTAGATGGCATTGAGAGTGCCAAAATGATTTGGGACACGCTTCGGAACTTGCATGAAGGCACAGATAGTGTTCGTGAGTCCAAGGTGGAGATCCTCAAGGGGCAATTTGAGAGGTTTGTGATGTTGGATG GACTTGGCTCCAAGGACATGACCGATGGGGTGGTGGTCAAGAAGATGGTTCGAGCAATCACTCCAAGGAACTCTACCTTAGTGACCATCATTCGTGAGCGTCCGGACTACAAGACTCTCACACCTCACGATTTGCTCGGACGTATTCTTGCCCATGACATGCTCATGCAAGAGTCCAACGATGTCATCCAATACATCAACCAAAGCTCAACCACAAGCATCAAGAAGGAAGACTTGGCATTAAAggcgaaggaagaagaagaagagaaccgCAAGAGTAAGAGCAAGGCGGAGATCGATGATGAAGAGATGGCTCTCCTCGTCAAGAAGTTCGGCAAGTTCATGAGGCGAAGCGGTTTCTTCAAAGGAGGTTCTTCCAAGCACTACTCCAACAAGTCAAGTGGAAAACACTCCGCAAGAGTGTGCTACGTGTGCAAAGAGCCCGGTCACTTCATTGCGGATTGCTCCCACCTCAAGGATGGTTCTCACATCAAGGAAGATAAGAAGAAGggtgagaagaaggagaagcacAAGCATAGCAAGCAGGAACATTATGGCCAAGCTCACCTTGGGATGATCTTCGGCTCCGAGTCCGAGTCAAGCTCAAGTGATGAAGGAGTCGCCACGTTcgccgtcaagccttcatcaccacCGAGACTCTTCGACTACTCAAGTGATGAGGATGCTCCCATTTGCCTCATGGCAAAGAAGCCTAAGGTACCTTCTCCTCCCAAGTCATTTAATGTTGACCTTGTTAGtgatgaggaggatgaggttATGGATGATGAATTGTTCAAATCCATAACTAAGGAATCCCTACCACACTTGAGTGAGTTGCTTGGGAGAATTGAGGACCAATATGCTACTCTTGAGAGGCAAGAGGTTTTGCTCATTCGTGAGAAAGAGCGGTCTCATGAACTCAAGAGTGAGCTTgctaaggagagagagaaaaatgaggcTTTGGTAAGGCTTTACAAGCAAACCAAAGAGTCTCATGCTAATCTTGAGGTGGCGAACGCTCAACTTCAAGAGAGAGTGGATGGCTTGGACAAAGCTTACCTCTCTTGA